The following proteins come from a genomic window of Dreissena polymorpha isolate Duluth1 chromosome 1, UMN_Dpol_1.0, whole genome shotgun sequence:
- the LOC127864156 gene encoding tryptase-like — MTEYVNTICIKPDYTAPDHSSCVVAGWGKLSQGAEFSAEKPHHASVKIVPTSVCAVNYDKLEGVPRQVIDECVEVCIIQHDANLTKAAEKPEEWELYDIALLKLSRPAHMTEYVNTICIKPDYTAPDHSSCVVAGWGKLSQGAEFSAEKPHHASVKIVPTSVCAVNYDKLEGVPRQVIDESVICANDAGRDACEVFDSGGPLACIHDGHWTLTGVVSTGNICGHPDYPGIYTRVNHFYDWIESVIEAN, encoded by the exons ATGACCGAGTACGTGAACACCATCTGCATCAAGCCCGACTACACGGCGCCCGATCACAGCTCCTGCGTCGTTGCAGGCTGGGGAAAGCTATCGCAAG GGGCTGAATTTAGTGCGGAAAAACCGCACCATGCGAGTGTGAAGATCGTGCCCACTTCCGTCTGCGCCGTCAACTACGATAAACTTGAGGGGGTACCTCGACAAGTCATCGATGA GTGTGTTGAAGTCTGTATCATACAGCATGATGCGAATCTTACAAAAGCAGCAG AGAAGCCTGAGGAATGGGAACTCTATGATATCGCCCTACTTAAGTTGAGCAGGCCCGCTCACATGACCGAGTACGTGAACACCATCTGCATCAAGCCCGACTACACGGCGCCCGATCACAGCTCCTGCGTCGTTGCAGGCTGGGGAAAGCTATCGCAAG GGGCTGAATTTAGTGCGGAAAAACCGCACCATGCGAGTGTGAAGATCGTGCCCACTTCCGTCTGCGCCGTCAACTACGATAAACTTGAGGGGGTACCTCGACAAGTCATCGATGAGTCTGTAATTTGCGCCAACGATGCGGGCAGAGACGCATGCGAGGTC TTTGACTCGGGCGGTCCGCTGGCGTGCATCCATGACGGCCACTGGACCCTGACGGGCGTGGTCTCTACAGGCAATATATGCGGCCACCCAGACTACCCCGGGATCTACACGCGCGTTAACCACTTCTACGACTGGATAGAGAGTGTCATAGAGGCCAACTGA